A segment of the Labrus mixtus chromosome 15, fLabMix1.1, whole genome shotgun sequence genome:
TACATTCTTTCAAATTAtatttacatactgtactgGCCACAGGTTTCTCATTCGCTCTCCTCATCCAATAAGCCAGACTCTTCCGGCTCAGGAGAGGACTTTTTGTCACAAATCTTGTGATATAGTTCCAACAATGGTTAACACGTATCTCAACATAACAATGTAATTGGTTTTTTGAAAAGCTCAATTACAGGCGTGGAAGTCTCTTTCAATTACAGGAAGCCTATAATCAAACAAGGCTGGAGTCCTGGATGTTCAATGGCGTCCTTTCTCAGACAGAGGGCAGTGTGCCATCACAGTTTACAGAAGGCACATGAGTCCGTCAGTACTGATCAGAGCTGCACCATGGTCATTTCAACAACGTTTggttttcacttctttttgaTCTCAATGATAAAGTTGACAATCGTGGTCTGTAAACAAGCTCTTTATGGATTAGAACACTTCTGTGGGATGTTTCCTCACACCGATATAATCCGAATAGAAAATTCCTTCTTTAAATTCCTCATGTTGGTCTCATCTGTGTTTGATGGGTTCCCTCCGGACAAACTGATCTGATGTCCTCCATACTGCCACATCCTACCAGAACCTACTGCTGGGACCTGGTCAGGGCCTGGACTTGCACTTTGAATGGTTGACTGAGGAGGTCTGCTGCATTGAGGTGGTTCACTGGAAATCTGTGCATACTGTGGGTTTCTGGGTAATAGAGGCTGGTCATAGTCACAGCCAGGGAGAGCAGATAGCAGAGGAACTGGGCCACACGTGCAGACAGGTTGATGGGTGTACTGTTGATGATATCTGTGGAGGAAAAGACAGGAAGTTGGTCATTTACCTCTTGCCTTACAGgactttgtaaatgtttcccCTTTAGAAAAGAAGTTGCCATTTCTCACCTGGAGGCCCTCATGTTTTCACACGAGGCTGAGATACTGGTGTCCCACAGTGAACTCAGCTTCTCCTgggtattgttgttgttgttgttcctgcTTTTATGACTGTAGCGAGACCGCCTGTCCTCTTGTTGTTGGGCCTGCTCCTCCCACTGCCACATCTCTGGATCactattaaaaaatgtcaattcaAACCAGCAGGTCAATCTTTCAGTTTGAATATGAGTAACACTAtcctcttttatttctccatcttttgaatttccctcgggatcaataaagtgtctatctatctatctatacatCCCATTTAAAAAAGTTAGAAACTATTTTTACTCAAGTGCAAAATTAAGGTACTACTTAAGGTACTCACAATAAACAACTTGTGTTAAATTAGGCCAATAGTTTGCTTAATTTCAGAGGATAATTTTACAGATTATGACTTTACAATAAAACAGattaaacttgtaaaaaaaaaagtcagcttggagcctcttcattatgtttcagATGTCAAGTTTTTAGTTCTATTTGAAGAGACGTTTGTTCCAAGATAGTTGTATAAAGTAAATTCTTGcaataagagaaaaaagatataatcagacaaaaaaaaaaacccacaattaAGAAATTGTTGGAAAAAGCAAACAATGTATTTCTTAAGCATCACAGGGATTACTGACATACATGATCACTTTCATTGTTGGTTTCATTTTGCAGCACACCCGATGACACATAGAGTGACACAGAGCACACTCCCGCCAATGGTTTCACAATCTTTGAATGATACACAAGGAAACAGGCCAAGACATGAAGGAAGCGGAgggacatgaagaagaaaacatctgcCTGCTAGTGCACAATGCTTTATgatttaaaatacttaaaacttCCAAACGTTTGCTTTCATTCAGCATTAGTACAAGCTAAAAGATACACACAGCCTTTTTAGTGTGCTGAATGTAGACATCATCAAGGTTTACAAGAAAACTGGATGCAACTAaagtatttctttaaataaagtagCTTAACTTGTGGTGAAGTATATTTCTATAATGGGGTAGTTCATTTAAAAGTACATCATCTGAGCACTTAGTCACACAGTTTACTTCTCACTCACCTCTCATGCTGTTTCCTTTTGTCCTCTTTGATGCAGTCGAGCAAACAGCAGGTGATGAAGGCCATGGACATGAAGAAGATAATGGCTGAGCTCACAATAGATGCCAGCACGGCTACTCGGAAACCATAGTCCTCAAACGCAGATAGAGCTGCGGTGTCAGAGAAGAAGACTGCTGACTGCTTTTGTTCAGCTTTAATTCAAAGGCATGCACAAATGTTACACACAGCTGCCTTCGTCATGCTGCAGAAGTGAACTATAACATTCAAGCATCACACAAAAGAAGGCAACATAATCAAGATTCTGCTGTCACCTTATCCAGTCACTAACCAAAAGGACAACTAACTGTGCACCCTCTTGAGATTACTCCTCTCCTCATGCATTCCTATCAATATTCTCCTTTAACTAGCTCtagcaaaaataaaatctctctTGAAAGCGTCTTTAAGCATTCATTATTCTGAGCCAAATAATACCTGAAGTGTCTTCATTACTTGTAGCCACAATGTCTATCACATAATGGTTCTTATAAATGCAATGTCTTCATAAAAATGAGCTGAGGGAGAGCTTAGGAGACGTTTTGCAGCTGCTGCAAATTGTCCTCCAAGCATAAAAACATTCGACCTGCGCATATACACATCTGGTTATTAAATGTATAAACAGCTAGATGCATTCGGTAAAACACAATGactgtcatttgtttttatgttaacCCTCAAGTAAAGGCCTTACTCACGTTTACAGTAGGTCTGGCCCACCCACTGGGTGCTGTTTGGGCCTAGTACACATGTTAGTTCCCCTCCcatcagtttgtgtttggctgGGCACTGCAGGGAAATGACTGTGCCCACATTGGTACCATTTCCCTGGATGATCCTTTGAGTGCCCAGGGCAGGTAAGGGCATAGGTGTGCACTGAGCCTGGGACTGAACTGAAAAGCAAAGAGATCGGTTTTCACAAAGACGATTGTACAACTCAGGGTTGACACAGTAACACAGCAGGATGATTTGTGATTCATTCCACAGCTATCAGCACTGAACTCCTGTAGGGCTGCACAACTTTGCGTGACAAAAACACGACCTTCTAAAAAGCACTGTACCGTGCTGTAACAAATTCTTACAGTATCGAAACAGGAAATGTGATAAACCATTCAACCAAATGACTGGTGGAAACACACAGGCCATCTGGAGCCGTGCTAATCATTCCTTTATCATACAGAGCAGCATGCTGCACAGCATattacagggggggggggggggggggggggtctctcaCTGTCTGCCAGCAGTCTGTCACTATGAACATACAATATCAGAGATCAACACGACACAAGCTTCTGGAATGCAAATAAAAGCAATGACATCAAATCAGTGATTTCCTACAAGACTTATCATGTGATCCGTCCAAGGAAGTGTCAGATGCAGCTTGTTTGCTAAGGGAAACCTGATtctgatgtccatgccaaacaATGTGATAAAAGAGAGATTTTGCAATACTCCTCTTTGTTTCAATTAAATGAAGGAAAACATCCAAGAATGTGACATTGGCTGTGCACTTCTAGAAAAACATGTGGGGCAGCCACAAGGGGCATCAAGTTCCACCAAAGGCTTATTGACAAAATGAGAGATGATGTTAAGTGTCTTATTTTCTTGAGAAGCATTGCACACGCTTCTGGACAAATTTGTCAATTACAGTGGGCGAGTCACAGCTGGTATAAATTCTGCTCTGAAGGACATTTGCGTCACTTTATTCAAGTTTATATAACACAAGGACGAACCTCACTGCCGATGAGTAAACATCATCACTTTTATGGAACGTGCCTGTAGCCTATGCGTTATGTGAGTGGCTGCTGACGCCCAGCTGTGCATTGGCGCAAGGACTTTCTGGTGATAAACCCACAAACAGTTGCCTCCCtttttcacttcctcttttgtttGCGTTTTAAATCAACCAACGAGATCTGTAAAAATGATAGGCAGGTCTCGCATGTTTCCCCTCGAAAACCCCAGATGACACATGATGCAGGATGTAAACTATATTTATTATAGTTTATGTGATTTAAATTCTCAAATATGTTTTACACGCCTGTAATTAAGAGGATCATCTGAAAATGCATCATATTAATATAGCCCACCATGGCCATTATTCCTGCAGCAATTCTTTGCGAACTGCAATTACAGCAAGCAGGCGACTGTAAGACCCTTAACGGGTATTGCACAGGATAAAAGCATTGGGTCACGCACGTTACAGATGCATACTGTATACTATGATATATGACTAATCAGTGATTGGATGTTTGAATCAGACGCAGGTCACTTGTAAAACATACAATgtaaaatctgaagaaaaaaaatgttaagaatAGTGATGAAAGAAATGCAAAGTGCAAAACAAATTCCCGTGCAAGCACTTCCACACTTTGAACTCGAGTAGGCTATAAACTGGACACCTTGGTCTTACCTGAGCTACTTAGGTCACGTCCGTTAATAAAATTGGTCCTGGACACATCTGTTATTGAGGCTGTTGCCGCCGACATGGTGTTGATTGACAGGTCCCCCCCTCTTAGTCCGCTCTTTTGGCTGTGCGTAAAGACTGCGCAACGGTGTCCCTCTGTGCCCGGTACAGAATACACACGTCGGGATTCCGTAAACTCCAGAATTCCGACTCCGTACCTCTCAAAGAGCAGCTTTACGTCCACAGAATCCTCCCACGGTGCTTTTTTCACTGCATCATTTACTTCTTCCACTGCATGGTTTGGACAGCGCGCTGTGGTGGCTACTCCAGGCGTGAGAGGCGGATGAGCCCTCGAGAGGACGGCGAGAGATAAAGTGATCGGTCGAGACCTTGTCGACCAAAGCAGAAATGACTTTGAGGATTACACCAGGTCAGGTCAAGTTGCGTACCACAGTCGGTGAGCAGGACGGGTGAAACTTCAGCAGCAGGGAAACACAGTGTGGAAGGATGTCACAGCGCTGCTCTGTATGCGCCTATCAGGATGTAGTGTTTCTGatagggtgaaaaaaaaaatatgcaaaacacaATCAGTGACGTTCAACTcaaagttaaaagaaaataaaagcagtctGGCTCAGTCTGCTACATGTTGACGGTTAATGTGTGCATATAAGTCTGGCTAAAGTGGTTCATAGAGTGGGTTTATCATGGAGGACTGGATTATAAAGACATGTGTTGCTTATGTCAGAGGATGTAGAATGTCATAGTGATAATATAAAAGGAAGGGTCTTATTAAAGTGGTGTTTATGTGTTACATAACTCCTTGGTGGTGTGTAAGTACAACATTAGATTTCACTTTGCTGTGTCTGCAGTCTCATTGCCTCTAacgtgtttttttccacttcccTCCTGTGTCTTGCTTTGTCACAGATGTGATGGAGGTGCAGAATATCGACCTGGTTGATATGATTCATTACACTGATTCggactgtttttttccccttttctgaCAGGTTTCTTAGTAAAGTAAAGCAGGCAACATCAGCTTGTTTTACCAGATAGCTTTACCTTCAGCTCTATAAAATAATTAGaactttttgtacatttcatAGTAATAATTTAATAGGGAAATGAACTGATGTATTACCTTAATCTGGAGAAGATCAGCAtacaagaacacaaaaaaaaccaggCTACATAATAGTTTCCTGAAGATTCCTTATTTGCTTGTTACTCCCATCTGACAGCGTCACCTTCGTCTTCTTCAAACATTATACTGGTCCATTGTCATTTAGGATTCTGAGCATGCGTGAGATTGATTCTGCTGTGGGTGATAAGTGTCTCCATAGTGCTCAGCCCtgttcacctgaacacacctccacacaccaCCTCAGACACTGTGCCTGAGCCTCTGTTCAGACAGCAGTTCCCCTTGAGATGCTTGAATATATTAGCATAGCTGATTAAAAGCGTTCACATAATATGTCAGTGCTCAAAAAAAGCTATTCAGATCTGTCCTGGTGTGCACTCATGACGTAAACACGGTTATTTTTAGGAGACCCTTCTCAAAAGAAAACCTGTCAAGTTATctagcagtgtgtgtttctagaACATTTCACTATACGTTGTTTCTTTTACTCAACCAAAGTATAAATTCAGTCTCTATAATTCACTTGAGTATGTCCATTTACTGTAGCTGTATGCTTCCACTACTCTCAGAGTCAAGTATATTATTCACAACATTTGTCTGACAgcttaaataacttttaaaatgagcattttttaaattctagtTGACACAATTTATCacctattctttttttttttcagataaggGGATTAAGTGTTGAGAAAACTTAAAACCTTAAATATTTAGCACTGGGTACAGTGTGTTATTGCATTTGAATGTGTAGAATTCAATAAAGATCTAGTTTAAAGCCTGCCTCAGAATGTGCACACCTCCCAGGGACATTTTCTTGTTCAAATTGAATGAAAAGCCAAATGTCAACCGTAATACCTCATTCTATCATTACGCCGTTAAAGAACATCATTCCTTACCTTTAAATGCAGAACTTTAAGAAAGAGCAGGGGAAGAGACACAGTTGGTAATGGTATTTTTGAGAAATGAGTTCACTTAAAGTTTTCagattttcatttgatttggactCGGTTGCTACAGCAACAGTTAATATGGCCTGGCTTCGTCTAGGACTCTCAGTTCCCTCCACTTATTCCCTGCCCAGGCTTCATTGCTCTGTACGCTGTGTAAGCCAATAAACAATCCAGAGGCTCGATAATGAAAGCCTGGAATGTCGATAATGCCTCCTcaataaaaaggaataaaagtgAGATTTTTGCTTCCTGATGGTTCGGGTTAGGGTCGGGCATCTTCACCAAAAACGAGGTGATAAAAAGATTGCAGGCCGTGgggttttattattattctgacctgacaagagaaacagagaaaggtgAGGCAGGTGAGACTGGTCAgcttcagtgtgtctgtgctgcCCCTGACACATTGTGACACAGCAGCTCTGCTGGGGGGGACCACTCCATCACACAGGTAATTAAGTAGAGCAGGAGGGCCCCATcaacactgctgctccaaccAGGCCACATATGGCTGCAGGTCTGGGTGGAGGAGA
Coding sequences within it:
- the LOC132989475 gene encoding sushi domain-containing protein 3; translation: MSAATASITDVSRTNFINGRDLSSSVQSQAQCTPMPLPALGTQRIIQGNGTNVGTVISLQCPAKHKLMGGELTCVLGPNSTQWVGQTYCKPLSAFEDYGFRVAVLASIVSSAIIFFMSMAFITCCLLDCIKEDKRKQHESDPEMWQWEEQAQQQEDRRSRYSHKSRNNNNNNTQEKLSSLWDTSISASCENMRASRYHQQYTHQPVCTCGPVPLLSALPGCDYDQPLLPRNPQYAQISSEPPQCSRPPQSTIQSASPGPDQVPAVGSGRMWQYGGHQISLSGGNPSNTDETNMRNLKKEFSIRIISV